A part of Oncorhynchus gorbuscha isolate QuinsamMale2020 ecotype Even-year linkage group LG09, OgorEven_v1.0, whole genome shotgun sequence genomic DNA contains:
- the LOC124043363 gene encoding splicing factor 3A subunit 3-like: METILEQQRRYHEEKERLLDAKTKEMMHKKTTLREQINSDHRTRAMLDRYMDVSSTVREAYEDKDGMRKDELNAISGPNEFAEFYNRLKQIKEFHRKHPNEICVPMSMEFDELVKARENPTEETQNMVEFSDEEAYGRYLDLHDCYRKFVNLKGAEKLEYISYLSSFDQLFDISKDRKNAEYKKYLEMLLEYLQDYTERVKPLLDQNDLYGKILGEFEKKWEMGTFPGWPKETSSALTHAGAHLDLSAFSSWEELASLGLDRLKSALMALGLKCGGTLEERAQRLFSTKGKSLESLDPSLFAKNPKSKGPKKDTERNKEIAFLESQIYEYVEILGEQRQLTHENVQRKQARTGEEREDEEEEQLSESESEDEDNEIIYNPKNLPLGWDGKPIPYWLYKLHGLNINYNCEICGNYTYRGPKAFQRHFAEWRHAHGMRCLGIPNTAHFANVTQIEDAVSLWSKLKSQKSSERWQPDTEEEYEDSSGNVVNKKTYEDLKRQGLL, from the exons ATGGAGACGATTTTAGAACAACAACGTCGCTACCATGAGGAGAAGGAAAGGCTGTTGGatgccaaaacaaaggaaatgatGCATAAGAAAACCACA TTACGCGAACAAATAAACTCAGACCATCGGACAAGAGCAATGTTGGAT AGATACATGGACGTGAGTTCAACTGTCAGGGAAGCATATGAAGACAAAgatgg TATGAGGAAGGATGAACTGAACGCCATCTCAGGACCAAATGAGTTTGCAGAGTTCTACAACAGACTTAAACAGATCAAGGAGTTCCACAGGAAGCATCCTAATGAG ATATGTGTGCCCATGTCCATGGAGTTTGATGAGCTGGTCAAGGCTAGAGAGAACCCAACTGAAGAAACACAGA ACATGGTGGAATTCAGTGATGAGGAGGCCTACGGACGCTACCTGGATCTCCATGACTGCTATCGGAAGTTTGTCAACCTAAAAGGGGCCGAG AAACTGGAGTACATCAGCTACCTGTCCTCGTTTGACCAGCTGTTTGATATCTCCAAAGACAGAAAGAACGCTGAATACAAAAA GTACTTAGAGATGCTACTGGAGTACCTTCAGGACTATACAGAGAGAGTCAAACCTCTGCTTGACCAGAATGATCTCTACGGCAAGATCCTGGGAGAGTTTGAGAAGAAGTGGGAGATGGGGACCTTCCCTGGCTGGCCA AAAGAGACGAGCAGTGCTCTGACCCATGCAGGAGCCCACCTGGACCTTTCTGCTTTCTCCTCTTGGGAGGAGTTGGCTTCCCTGGGTCTGGACAGGTTGAAGTCTGCCCTTATGGCCCTGGGCCTGAAATGTGGAGG AACCCTGGAGGAGAGAGCCCAGAGGCTGTTTAGCACCAAAGGCAAATCTCTGGAATCTCTGGATCCCTCCCTATTCGCCAAGAACCCCAAGTCCAAAGGACCCAAGAA AGACACGGAGCGTAACAAAGAAATCGCCTTCCTGGAGTCTCAGATTTATGAGTATGTGGAAATCCTGGGG GAGCAAAGGCAGCTGACCCATGAGAACGTCCAGAGGAAGCAGGCccggacaggagaggagagagaggatgaagaagaggagcagctcagtgagagtgagagtgaagaTGAGGACAACGAGATCATCTACAACCCCAAGAACCTGCCTCTCGGCTGGGATGGAAAG CCCATTCCATACTGgctgtataaactccatgggCTGAACATCAACTATAACTGTGAGATCTGTGGAAACTACACATACAGGGGACCCAAGGCCTTCCAGAGGCACTTTGCA GAGTGGCGTCACGCCCATGGCATGCGCTGCCTGGGAATCCCCAACACTGCTCACTTTGCCAATGTCACCCAGATCGAGGACGCTGTCTCTC TGTGGTCAAAGCTGAAGTCCCAGAAGTCATCAGAGCGTTGGCAACCAGATACAGAGGAGGAGTACGAGGACTCCAGTGGAAACGTGGTCAACAAGAAGACCTACGAGGATCTGAAGAGACAGGGTCTGCTGTAG